A region from the Triticum aestivum cultivar Chinese Spring chromosome 3D, IWGSC CS RefSeq v2.1, whole genome shotgun sequence genome encodes:
- the LOC123080766 gene encoding cysteine-rich receptor-like protein kinase 10 isoform X1: MDMVTVPLLLLLLLAPLAAAQWQSCANNNGNYTPNSTYQANLRLLSSTLPKKAASNTNLFATATVGDVPDMVHALTLCRGDFNASACQSCVATAFEDAQQLCAYNKEAAVYYDPCMLKFSNKNFLATTDTDNQGLLLYNTQNFTTNADITQRLLFTLINSTAQSAANSSRRFTTSRLDVGSSPTLYCLMQCTPDLTADDCMACFRTVLSVTLQYLGGRQGGRVLGVRCNMRYEMYPFFQGDPTLRIINLAPEVPAINNNTTPVTVQPPAAAPPPDGKATVQEQNGRSSRKRALLIIAVVAPLSSILLCFICSVVWMRRRRKGKANLNNQAATNRPEEDALVWRLEEKSSEFTLFDFSEILHATHNFSKENLLGQGGFGPVYKGQLPDEMEIAVKRLASHSGQGFIEFKNEVELIAKLQHNNLVKLLGCCIQGEEKVLVYEYLPNKSLDFFIFDANRTTLVDWKKRREIIEGIAQGLLYLHKHSRLRIIHRDLKASNILLDQDMNPKISDFGLAKIFSSNDTAGSTKRVVGTYGYMAPEYASEGIYSIKSDVFSFGVLLLEILSGKRNSGFHQYGDFLNLLGYSWQLWEGGGWLELLEVSIVKEIHTTEARRYINIALMCVQESADDRPTMSQVVAMLTSESVIIPEPNHPAYFNLRVSKVHESASVVVPCSNNDVTITEEPDGR; this comes from the exons ATGGACATGGTTACCGTCCCCCTCCTTCTGCTCCTGCTCCTCGCGCCTCTCGCCGCTGCGCAATGGCAAAGCTGCGCCAACAACAACGGCAACTACACACCAAATAGCACCTACCAAGCCAACCTCAGGCTCCTCTCTTCCACCCTCCCCAAGAAGGCCGCGTCCAACACCAACCTCTTCGCCACAGCCACCGTGGGCGATGTTCCGGACATGGTCCACGCCCTTACGCTCTGCCGCGGCGACTTCAACGCCTCCGCCTGCCAGAGCTGCGTGGCAACCGCCTTTGAGGACGCCCAGCAGCTCTGCGCGTACAATAAGGAAGCCGCCGTGTACTATGATCCCTGTATGCTCAAGTTCTCCAACAAGAATTTTCTCGCCACCACCGACACCGACAATCAAGGACTCCTCCTCTACAACACTCAGAACTTCACTACAAACGCCGACATCACCCAGCGATTATTGTTCACGCTTATCAACAGCACGGCTCAATCGGCCGCGAATAGCTCGAGGAGGTTCACTACCTCGCGCTTAGATGTTGGTTCCTCCCCGACGCTGTACTGTCTTATGCAGTGCACGCCCGATCTGACCGCCGACGATTGCATGGCCTGTTTCCGGACTGTGTTGAGTGTTACGCTCCAGTACCTGGGCGGTAGGCAAGGTGGCCGAGTTCTGGGAGTACGGTGTAATATGAGGTACGAGATGTACCCATTCTTCCAAGGGGACCCTACCCTGCGAATTATCAACTTGGCCCCTGAAGTTCCGGCGATCAACAACAATACGACACCAGTTACCGTGCAACCACCAGCTGCGGCGCCACCCCCGGATGGAAAAGCGACCGTCCAAGAACAGAATG GACGCAGCTCACGCAAGAGGGCGCTGTTGATTATTGCTGTGGTGGCTCCATTATCGTCAATACTTTTGTGCTTTATCTGTTCCGTTGTATGGATGAGAAGACGAAGAAAAG GAAAGGCAAACTTAAACAATCAGGCTGCCACGAATAGGCCAGAAGAAGATGCACTGGTTTGGAGATTGGAGGAGAAGAGTTCAGAGTTCACTCTCTTTGACTTTTCTGAGATACTGCATGCTACACACAATTTCTCCAAAGAGAATCTACTTGGGCAAGGTGGTTTTGGCCCTGTCTACAAG GGCCAACTACCAGATGAAATGGAAATTGCAGTTAAAAGGCTTGCTTCACATTCAGGACAGGGTTTCATAGAATTCAAGAATGAAGTTGAACTTATTGCAAAACTACAACATAACAATCTGGTCAAACTCTTGGGATGCTGCATTCAGGGAGAGGAAAAAGTATTGGTGTATGAGTATTTGCCAAATAAGAGCTTGGACTTCTTTATATTTG ATGCAAACAGAACAACTTTGGTTGATTGGAAAAAAAGGCGTGAGATAATCGAAGGGATAGCCCAAGGTCTTTTGTATCTCCACAAGCACTCTCGATTGCGAATCATACACAGAGACCTTAAGGCCAGCAACATTCTCTTGGATCAGGACATGAATCCTAAAATTTCTGATTTTGGTCTAGCAAAAATTTTCAGCTCCAATGATACTGCGGGAAGCACAAAGAGGGTAGTGGGAACATA TGGTTATATGGCTCCGGAATATGCATCTGAAGGCATTTACTCGATCAAATCTGACGTCTTCAGCTTTGGTGTGTTACTTCTTGAGatccttagtgggaaaaggaattctGGTTTCCATCAGTATGGAGACTTTCTTAACCTTCTTGGATAT TCATGGCAACTCTGGGAAGGAGGGGGGTGGCTTGAGCTTCTAGAAGTCTCAATTGTCAAGGAGATCCATACAACAGAGGCTAGGAGGTACATTAACATTGCACTAATGTGCGTACAAGAGAGTGCAGATGATCGACCCACCATGTCACAAGTTGTTGCAATGTTAACGAGTGAGAGTGTTATTATCCCAGAGCCTAATCATCCAGCATACTTCAACTTAAGGGTATCTAAGGTACATGAATCAGCTAGTGTTGTTGTCCCATGTAGTAATAATGATGTAACCATCACTGAAGAGCCAGATGGCAGATAG
- the LOC123080766 gene encoding cysteine-rich receptor-like protein kinase 10 isoform X2, giving the protein MDMVTVPLLLLLLLAPLAAAQWQSCANNNGNYTPNSTYQANLRLLSSTLPKKAASNTNLFATATVGDVPDMVHALTLCRGDFNASACQSCVATAFEDAQQLCAYNKEAAVYYDPCMLKFSNKNFLATTDTDNQGLLLYNTQNFTTNADITQRLLFTLINSTAQSAANSSRRFTTSRLDVGSSPTLYCLMQCTPDLTADDCMACFRTVLSVTLQYLGGRQGGRVLGVRCNMRYEMYPFFQGDPTLRIINLAPEVPAINNNTTPVTVQPPAAAPPPDGKATVQEQNGKANLNNQAATNRPEEDALVWRLEEKSSEFTLFDFSEILHATHNFSKENLLGQGGFGPVYKGQLPDEMEIAVKRLASHSGQGFIEFKNEVELIAKLQHNNLVKLLGCCIQGEEKVLVYEYLPNKSLDFFIFDANRTTLVDWKKRREIIEGIAQGLLYLHKHSRLRIIHRDLKASNILLDQDMNPKISDFGLAKIFSSNDTAGSTKRVVGTYGYMAPEYASEGIYSIKSDVFSFGVLLLEILSGKRNSGFHQYGDFLNLLGYSWQLWEGGGWLELLEVSIVKEIHTTEARRYINIALMCVQESADDRPTMSQVVAMLTSESVIIPEPNHPAYFNLRVSKVHESASVVVPCSNNDVTITEEPDGR; this is encoded by the exons ATGGACATGGTTACCGTCCCCCTCCTTCTGCTCCTGCTCCTCGCGCCTCTCGCCGCTGCGCAATGGCAAAGCTGCGCCAACAACAACGGCAACTACACACCAAATAGCACCTACCAAGCCAACCTCAGGCTCCTCTCTTCCACCCTCCCCAAGAAGGCCGCGTCCAACACCAACCTCTTCGCCACAGCCACCGTGGGCGATGTTCCGGACATGGTCCACGCCCTTACGCTCTGCCGCGGCGACTTCAACGCCTCCGCCTGCCAGAGCTGCGTGGCAACCGCCTTTGAGGACGCCCAGCAGCTCTGCGCGTACAATAAGGAAGCCGCCGTGTACTATGATCCCTGTATGCTCAAGTTCTCCAACAAGAATTTTCTCGCCACCACCGACACCGACAATCAAGGACTCCTCCTCTACAACACTCAGAACTTCACTACAAACGCCGACATCACCCAGCGATTATTGTTCACGCTTATCAACAGCACGGCTCAATCGGCCGCGAATAGCTCGAGGAGGTTCACTACCTCGCGCTTAGATGTTGGTTCCTCCCCGACGCTGTACTGTCTTATGCAGTGCACGCCCGATCTGACCGCCGACGATTGCATGGCCTGTTTCCGGACTGTGTTGAGTGTTACGCTCCAGTACCTGGGCGGTAGGCAAGGTGGCCGAGTTCTGGGAGTACGGTGTAATATGAGGTACGAGATGTACCCATTCTTCCAAGGGGACCCTACCCTGCGAATTATCAACTTGGCCCCTGAAGTTCCGGCGATCAACAACAATACGACACCAGTTACCGTGCAACCACCAGCTGCGGCGCCACCCCCGGATGGAAAAGCGACCGTCCAAGAACAGAATG GAAAGGCAAACTTAAACAATCAGGCTGCCACGAATAGGCCAGAAGAAGATGCACTGGTTTGGAGATTGGAGGAGAAGAGTTCAGAGTTCACTCTCTTTGACTTTTCTGAGATACTGCATGCTACACACAATTTCTCCAAAGAGAATCTACTTGGGCAAGGTGGTTTTGGCCCTGTCTACAAG GGCCAACTACCAGATGAAATGGAAATTGCAGTTAAAAGGCTTGCTTCACATTCAGGACAGGGTTTCATAGAATTCAAGAATGAAGTTGAACTTATTGCAAAACTACAACATAACAATCTGGTCAAACTCTTGGGATGCTGCATTCAGGGAGAGGAAAAAGTATTGGTGTATGAGTATTTGCCAAATAAGAGCTTGGACTTCTTTATATTTG ATGCAAACAGAACAACTTTGGTTGATTGGAAAAAAAGGCGTGAGATAATCGAAGGGATAGCCCAAGGTCTTTTGTATCTCCACAAGCACTCTCGATTGCGAATCATACACAGAGACCTTAAGGCCAGCAACATTCTCTTGGATCAGGACATGAATCCTAAAATTTCTGATTTTGGTCTAGCAAAAATTTTCAGCTCCAATGATACTGCGGGAAGCACAAAGAGGGTAGTGGGAACATA TGGTTATATGGCTCCGGAATATGCATCTGAAGGCATTTACTCGATCAAATCTGACGTCTTCAGCTTTGGTGTGTTACTTCTTGAGatccttagtgggaaaaggaattctGGTTTCCATCAGTATGGAGACTTTCTTAACCTTCTTGGATAT TCATGGCAACTCTGGGAAGGAGGGGGGTGGCTTGAGCTTCTAGAAGTCTCAATTGTCAAGGAGATCCATACAACAGAGGCTAGGAGGTACATTAACATTGCACTAATGTGCGTACAAGAGAGTGCAGATGATCGACCCACCATGTCACAAGTTGTTGCAATGTTAACGAGTGAGAGTGTTATTATCCCAGAGCCTAATCATCCAGCATACTTCAACTTAAGGGTATCTAAGGTACATGAATCAGCTAGTGTTGTTGTCCCATGTAGTAATAATGATGTAACCATCACTGAAGAGCCAGATGGCAGATAG